AAGTAGGAACTAGCAGAGGGAAAGATAGAATAAGCTTATTACATGACTCCTTGCTATGTCATATACTTAGCTTTAGAACGAGGAAGGAAGTTGTTTGGACAAGTGTCCTGTCTTCTAGATGGAGAGATCTTTGGAAATGGGTTCCTAGATTAGAACTAGACAGCTTCGATTTCCCAAATAATAAAGCGTGTGTTTATTTTATCAACAAGTTTCTTCCAAATGTCAAGAGCTTAAGTGAATTCAAGCTAATCATTGGCTTTGAAAAAAATGCATGTCTTTACGAGCGGTGTCTCGGTAAAGTGATGGAGTGCAACATTCAACATTTCAGTGTCGAGAATGATGGGGCCACTAATATACCTTTAACCCTTCTTATGTGTCAGTCATTGGTATCCTTAAAGCTTTATAACGTAAAGCTGAATGATTTTGCGTCTCTTACCCTACCATGTCTCAAGATTATGGACTTAGACTTCGTAATATTTCCTCATGATGCGGTTCTTGATACTCCGAGACTTGAACGCCTGATTCTCAAAAATTGCCAGTTCGAAAGCTTCGAGATAATAAGAATGAGTGGCTCTGTCAAGGTCCATATTGATGTTGACTTTCAGCAGATGGGTGATGACTTATCAGAGAGAAATATCATCTATAATTTTCTCAACAATTTTTCAGCCGTGGGACATATGACACTCTCAGATAGTACTCTTGAGGTATAATCAAACTAATGACAAAATCTCTCTTTTATCACTTTGTATTCTGTTGACTTCTCTTTTGCTCGCAGTTAATCTATTGTCTCCGGGACATGAACCCATTACCCAAATTTCATGGCTTGACAAGTCTGCGTGCCACTATATGGTCAGAGGACTGTCTTATATTATTGCCACTCCTTCTTGAGAGCTGCCCGAATCTGAAAAGTCTGACCTTGGTAAGTAATGAAACTTTGTGACTTCTTTACCTAAAAAAAGGTTTTATTTGTTGATTGTttcggtttttttttgtttttgtatatttttgtgtTTGGCAGGAATTGATTAATTATGATAATCCAGAGGCAGTGACAGATAGTCTTTCCTGTGAGCTGTCGTTTTGTTCGGTATCGTTTCTTGAATACATTGAAATTGAAACCGCGATCACGGAGCAAGCAACAGAACAGGAAGTGGTTAGATACTTTCTAGGCAACGCTACATTACTCAAGAAGCTCGTTCTACGTTTAAATTTGTCTGACGGAGAGAAATACGACCCTGTTCTTCTCAAACAACGCTTTGACTCTCCTAGGCGCTGTAATTTGTGTCagtttgaagttttatttagGATGTGCAATCGATAAAGAGTGtcaatatttattgttttaaaatcttaaaaaattctTTTGATGCATGAATATCATTTTGATCTTGAaggcttttcttttcttgacaTTTCAATAAAGCTCATTGAGTTatcttagtttatgtttcaaTATAAAACACAACTCTATCTATCTTGTTTTGAGATTATTTTCATGGTATCAGAACTGCAGTCAATTAGGGATCTGcagattattttatttcttgcttTTAAGCTTCTTGTCAAAAAAAGATTCGTgtctttccaaaaaaaaaaaaaacagagctttGTCTGAGAAAGAAGAACCTGCGACAAGACCAAGCCTCTTGTTTGAGGTGAGTTTAGTcaacagaaagtaaaagaactcaagagtgggatgaacagagacgttttattagagtcggaataacgagggtacaagagtaagaaagccggctagtcgatgctcggtaagctcctagccggaagtacaagagagagcggcgagatacaaagagagtaatggaaaaccctaatctagccgcaagtctgtgtGTCTAAGTGGTGATACCCTTCCTTcatgtcctcaactccttatatagtctcttaAGTCGGTCAGTTTTGACCTAATTCATCCTTTTTATTATGGGCCTTTTGACTTGTAGGCCCAATCAGGACGACTGTTCGGCCCGAGCCACTTGGTCGGCGCCTCCGGCTGCTCGTCTTCTGGTCAGAGGAGGCAAGAGCCGAGTTATGACTCATTTGGAGCCGGCTTGGAGCCGACTATCCCTCAGATGACAGaaatgggcctcctgttcgctgggccttgtgaaTGTTGACAATTCATCcccaacagtaagtccccccctAGTTCGTTGTCGAGTCGAGCAATCGATCGCAGCGAATTAGTGAGTTAGGGCTCGAAGAATAGGAGGTTTGATCTTTCGATTCCTTGATTCCGTCGAGAAGCCGCTGGCGGAGaggtttctttttgttttccctGGACGAGCAATCGAAACGCCGTATACTCGGTATCCCGGATGAGTCCCTCCAAACCGATAAATTGATTGTGTTTGGTCCATGATGCGAAATCGAACCGCTGTCGGTTTTTGATCGGGAAGCCGAAACGTCGCGAGAATCCGAAAGGTCGCGTTTGGGGATGACGCGCGAGCCTGCCGACAGGCCCGATTAGGCCCGCTTAGGGTTAATGATGGCACCTCGTATGAGGCGCCTTCCCTCTCTCTATAAATAAGAGACCTCCCTCGAGATTTCTCTCATTCTTCTCTCAGTTGtcaggtactttctctctctatcttttaTCTCTCTAGCTTTTGCTCTCCGTTTTAGTTCTTTTACTCGGTATGTCGACGAGCAAACGACTTTCTCGAGAACAAAAGGGGAAGATGACCGCGGGTACTGTCGATCCCGTCGGCGATCTAGAGAGGGTCCGCGGATCTGGAGATAGTGCAGAGGCAGCTCATCGcgaggcgatgatggat
Above is a genomic segment from Raphanus sativus cultivar WK10039 unplaced genomic scaffold, ASM80110v3 Scaffold1782, whole genome shotgun sequence containing:
- the LOC130504748 gene encoding F-box/FBD/LRR-repeat protein At5g18770-like, which codes for MSITEEPNRSLLREEVGTSRGKDRISLLHDSLLCHILSFRTRKEVVWTSVLSSRWRDLWKWVPRLELDSFDFPNNKACVYFINKFLPNVKSLSEFKLIIGFEKNACLYERCLGKVMECNIQHFSVENDGATNIPLTLLMCQSLVSLKLYNVKLNDFASLTLPCLKIMDLDFVIFPHDAVLDTPRLERLILKNCQFESFEIIRMSGSVKVHIDVDFQQMGDDLSERNIIYNFLNNFSAVGHMTLSDSTLELIYCLRDMNPLPKFHGLTSLRATIWSEDCLILLPLLLESCPNLKSLTLELINYDNPEAVTDSLSCELSFCSVSFLEYIEIETAITEQATEQEVVRYFLGNATLLKKLVLRLNLSDGEKYDPVLLKQRFDSPRRCNLCQFEVLFRMCNR